Proteins encoded in a region of the Flavobacteriaceae bacterium HL-DH10 genome:
- a CDS encoding FtsW/RodA/SpoVE family cell cycle protein, protein MENIFKNIKGDRLIWAIVALLAILSFLPVYSAASDLAYSKYDGNTFIAFVKHFMHLFLGFAIMYGVHKIPYRYFKGLSLVMIPVVLVLLVITMLQGTVMGGASASRWIKIPIVGMSFQTSTLAFVVLMVYVARYMSKIKDQTITFKASILPLWLPVFMVLGLILPSNFSTAAIMFLMVMILVFLGGYPIRYLGVILGIGLVALVFFVMVAKLTTGPLHVKVTTWENRIKNFSNNEDTQADYQIEKAKVAIASGQIWGVGPGKSVQKHALPQSSSDFIFAIIIEEYGLLGGLAIMILYMWLLFRIVIVSQKSDTIFGKLLVLGVGLPIVFQALINMAVAVELFPVTGQTLPLISSGGTSIWMTCLAIGIILSVSAKREEIKEQEINEDNPLEILSEAI, encoded by the coding sequence ATGGAAAACATATTTAAAAACATAAAAGGAGATCGGTTAATTTGGGCAATTGTAGCCTTGTTGGCAATATTGTCTTTTCTTCCTGTTTATAGTGCTGCAAGTGATTTGGCATATAGTAAATATGATGGCAATACATTTATCGCATTTGTGAAGCATTTTATGCATTTGTTTTTAGGTTTTGCTATTATGTATGGGGTTCATAAAATTCCTTATAGATATTTTAAAGGCTTGTCTTTAGTTATGATACCTGTAGTTTTAGTGCTTTTGGTTATTACAATGTTACAAGGAACGGTAATGGGTGGTGCGAGTGCAAGCCGATGGATTAAAATTCCGATTGTGGGGATGTCTTTTCAAACATCAACTTTAGCATTTGTTGTTTTAATGGTTTATGTAGCGCGATATATGTCTAAAATAAAAGATCAAACCATTACGTTTAAAGCGTCTATTTTGCCGCTTTGGTTACCTGTTTTTATGGTGCTTGGATTGATTTTGCCTTCTAATTTTTCAACAGCTGCTATTATGTTTTTAATGGTGATGATATTGGTTTTTCTTGGAGGTTACCCTATACGGTATTTGGGTGTGATTTTGGGAATAGGTTTGGTTGCTTTAGTCTTTTTTGTAATGGTTGCTAAATTAACAACAGGTCCGTTACATGTTAAAGTAACGACTTGGGAAAATAGAATTAAGAATTTTTCAAATAATGAAGATACCCAAGCCGATTATCAAATAGAGAAGGCAAAAGTGGCTATTGCATCAGGGCAAATATGGGGTGTTGGTCCAGGAAAAAGCGTTCAGAAACATGCGTTACCGCAGTCGTCATCCGATTTCATTTTCGCAATTATTATTGAAGAATATGGTTTGTTAGGAGGTTTAGCAATTATGATTTTGTACATGTGGTTGTTGTTTAGAATTGTAATTGTCTCACAAAAATCTGATACCATTTTTGGTAAACTATTAGTGTTGGGTGTGGGTTTGCCTATAGTGTTTCAAGCATTAATAAATATGGCTGTTGCGGTAGAGTTATTTCCTGTAACAGGGCAAACATTACCACTAATTAGTAGTGGTGGTACTTCTATTTGGATGACCTGTCTTGCAATAGGAATCATATTAAGTGTAAGTGCAAAAAGAGAAGAGATTAAAGAACAAGAAATAAATGAAGATAATCCGTTAGAGATTTTATCTGAAGCGATATAA
- the murG gene encoding undecaprenyldiphospho-muramoylpentapeptide beta-N-acetylglucosaminyltransferase: MSQKYKIILSGGGTGGHIYPAIAIANELKSRFPDAQFLFVGAKDRMEMEKVPQAGYEIKGLWITGIQRQLTAKNLMFPFKLISSLWNARKIVNSFKPDVAIGTGGFASGPLLYVAASKKIPSLIQEQNSYPGITNKLLAKKAKKICVAYDGLERFFPKDKIIKTGNPVRQGLLDIKEKTVEAKDFFNLKHGKYTLLVLGGSLGARRINELIEKELDFLDMQNIQIIWQCGKLYYQQYKIYNNTKNVQVYEFLNNMDFAYAAADIVISRAGASSVSELCIVGKPVVFVPSPNVAEDHQTKNAMAIVNTNAAMLIKEEDLDADFENKFSQLVASPEKQKELGDNIKKLALVNATKQIADEVEKLLKNNK, encoded by the coding sequence ATGAGTCAAAAATATAAAATCATATTATCTGGAGGTGGAACAGGAGGACATATTTATCCTGCGATTGCTATTGCGAATGAATTGAAATCTCGTTTTCCTGATGCTCAATTTTTATTTGTTGGAGCAAAGGATAGAATGGAAATGGAAAAAGTGCCACAAGCAGGGTATGAAATAAAAGGGTTGTGGATTACAGGAATTCAACGCCAGCTAACTGCTAAAAATTTAATGTTTCCTTTTAAATTGATAAGTAGCTTATGGAACGCTCGAAAAATAGTTAATTCGTTTAAACCAGATGTTGCTATTGGTACAGGTGGTTTTGCAAGTGGGCCATTGTTGTATGTGGCTGCTTCTAAAAAGATTCCGAGTTTGATTCAGGAGCAAAATTCATATCCAGGAATTACAAACAAATTATTGGCTAAAAAAGCTAAGAAAATATGTGTGGCTTATGATGGTTTAGAACGATTTTTTCCAAAGGATAAAATTATAAAAACAGGAAACCCTGTACGTCAAGGTTTGTTAGATATAAAAGAGAAAACCGTTGAGGCTAAAGATTTTTTCAATTTAAAACATGGAAAGTATACGCTTTTAGTTTTAGGTGGAAGTTTAGGAGCAAGACGTATAAACGAATTGATTGAAAAAGAATTGGATTTTTTAGATATGCAAAACATCCAAATAATATGGCAGTGTGGTAAATTATATTATCAGCAATATAAAATTTACAACAATACAAAGAACGTACAAGTTTATGAGTTTTTAAATAATATGGATTTTGCTTATGCTGCTGCAGATATTGTTATATCTAGGGCTGGAGCAAGTTCTGTTTCAGAGTTGTGTATTGTAGGGAAGCCAGTTGTTTTTGTACCGTCACCTAATGTTGCTGAAGATCATCAAACTAAAAATGCCATGGCTATTGTAAATACTAATGCAGCCATGTTAATTAAAGAAGAAGATTTAGATGCCGATTTTGAAAATAAATTTTCGCAATTAGTAGCCTCACCTGAAAAACAAAAAGAGTTGGGTGATAATATAAAAAAGTTAGCATTAGTTAATGCTACAAAACAAATAGCAGATGAAGTTGAGAAGCTTCTGAAAAATAATAAATGA
- the murC gene encoding UDP-N-acetylmuramate--L-alanine ligase has protein sequence MSLEHINSVYFIGIGGIGMSALARYFNANKKQVAGYDKTQTEITEGLVSLGIDIHFEDAIENIESGFLNTESTLVVYTPAVPKNHVELNYFLDNGYQVLKRSEVLGLITEHTFCLAVAGTHGKTTTTSILGHLMYECNVPLTAFLGGISENYDSNLILNGTEVSVVEADEFDRSFLRLSPNMACITSMDADHLDIYGEADALNESFKDFSERIKPSGKLFVKNGLPLKGITYGIEDDSDYTVQNIKIENGTYVFDVKTPKTILENLQFNLPGRHNLSNALIALAMAVEYGCPHQQLVKALASYKGVKRRFTYHIKTDNLVFIDDYAHHPEEINAVHQAVREMYPNKKVLAVFQPHLYSRTRDFIDDFAKSLSQFDELILLDIYPARELPIEGVTSAWLLGKIDNENKQLVSKKHLLEQVRKSDAQIILTIGAGDIGEQVKYIKKAFTIAS, from the coding sequence ATGAGTTTAGAACATATAAATAGTGTGTATTTTATTGGTATTGGCGGTATAGGCATGAGTGCCTTAGCGCGATATTTTAATGCAAATAAAAAGCAGGTTGCTGGCTACGATAAAACACAAACAGAGATTACTGAAGGTTTAGTGTCTTTAGGTATTGATATTCATTTTGAAGATGCTATTGAAAATATTGAATCTGGTTTCTTGAATACTGAAAGTACTTTGGTGGTTTATACGCCAGCGGTTCCAAAAAACCATGTAGAATTAAACTATTTTCTTGATAATGGTTATCAAGTTTTAAAGCGATCTGAGGTTTTAGGGTTGATTACTGAGCATACATTTTGTTTAGCGGTAGCAGGAACGCATGGAAAAACTACGACTACTAGTATTCTTGGTCATTTAATGTATGAATGTAATGTGCCGTTAACTGCTTTTTTAGGAGGAATTAGTGAAAACTATGACTCTAATTTAATATTAAATGGTACAGAGGTGTCTGTGGTAGAAGCTGATGAGTTTGATCGTTCTTTTTTAAGATTATCGCCAAATATGGCGTGCATTACCTCTATGGATGCCGATCATCTAGATATTTATGGTGAAGCAGATGCTTTAAATGAATCTTTTAAGGATTTTTCAGAAAGAATAAAGCCAAGTGGAAAACTGTTTGTTAAAAACGGATTGCCATTAAAGGGTATAACTTATGGTATAGAAGATGATTCAGATTATACCGTTCAAAATATAAAAATAGAAAATGGGACTTATGTTTTTGATGTTAAAACACCAAAAACGATATTAGAAAATTTACAATTTAACCTACCTGGTAGACATAATTTGTCGAATGCTTTAATAGCCTTGGCGATGGCTGTAGAATATGGTTGTCCTCACCAGCAGCTCGTCAAGGCTTTAGCATCTTATAAAGGTGTGAAACGACGATTTACTTATCATATAAAAACAGATAATCTTGTTTTTATAGACGATTATGCACATCACCCCGAAGAAATTAATGCGGTACATCAGGCAGTACGGGAGATGTATCCAAATAAAAAGGTGTTGGCTGTTTTTCAGCCTCATTTATATAGTAGAACACGAGATTTTATAGACGATTTTGCTAAAAGTTTATCTCAGTTTGATGAATTGATATTGCTGGATATTTATCCTGCAAGAGAATTGCCTATTGAAGGTGTTACATCAGCGTGGTTATTAGGTAAAATTGATAATGAAAATAAGCAGTTGGTTAGTAAAAAACATTTGTTAGAGCAGGTTCGTAAAAGTGATGCTCAAATTATACTAACTATTGGTGCTGGTGATATAGGAGAACAAGTGAAATATATTAAAAAAGCATTTACTATTGCGAGTTAA
- the ftsA gene encoding cell division protein FtsA, with translation MEHNIAVGLDIGTTKIVAMIGRKNEYGKLEIIGIGKSKSLGVHRGVVNNITQTIQSIQQAVQEAEAAAATQIEGVTVGIAGQHIRSLQHSDYITRSNSETVIDDDDIDRLINQVHKLVMLPGEEIIHVLPQEYKIDGQAEIKEPIGMYGGRLEANFHVVVGQVSSIRNIGRCVQSAGLNLEGITLEPLASANAVLSQEEKEAGVALIDIGGGTTDLAIFRDGIIRHTAVIPFGGNVITEDIKEGCSIIEKQAELLKIKFGSAWPGENKDNEIVSIPGLRGREPKEITLKNLSKIIHARVVEIVEQVYVEIKNYGHEEQKKKLIAGIVLTGGGSQLKHLKQLVEYITGMDTRIGYPNEHLAGDSDEDVTSPLYATAVGLVLDGLKRQERKKIEQQEEEQVKNEDEVSVQDEIKEKPIKERRSFLDKLTERVKDFLDNAE, from the coding sequence ATGGAGCATAATATAGCAGTAGGATTAGACATAGGAACCACAAAGATTGTGGCTATGATTGGTCGTAAAAATGAATACGGCAAACTCGAAATTATAGGCATTGGTAAGTCTAAAAGTTTAGGCGTGCATCGTGGTGTAGTAAACAATATTACACAAACTATTCAGTCAATACAACAAGCAGTACAAGAAGCCGAAGCTGCAGCAGCAACACAAATAGAAGGTGTAACCGTTGGTATTGCTGGACAACATATTCGTAGTTTACAGCATAGTGATTATATAACGCGATCAAATTCTGAAACTGTTATAGACGATGACGATATAGATAGGTTGATTAATCAAGTACATAAATTAGTAATGCTTCCTGGAGAAGAAATTATTCATGTACTACCACAAGAATATAAAATTGATGGACAAGCCGAAATAAAGGAACCTATAGGAATGTATGGTGGTCGTTTAGAAGCTAATTTTCATGTAGTAGTTGGTCAAGTGTCTTCAATTAGAAATATTGGACGTTGTGTGCAAAGTGCAGGTTTAAACCTTGAAGGCATAACACTAGAACCTTTAGCCTCAGCAAATGCCGTATTAAGTCAGGAAGAAAAAGAAGCAGGTGTCGCATTAATTGATATAGGAGGCGGAACCACAGATTTAGCTATTTTTAGAGATGGTATCATTCGGCATACGGCTGTAATTCCTTTTGGAGGAAATGTGATTACTGAAGATATAAAAGAAGGCTGTTCTATTATTGAAAAGCAAGCCGAATTACTTAAAATAAAATTTGGTTCTGCATGGCCTGGAGAAAATAAGGATAATGAGATTGTTTCAATACCAGGTTTACGAGGTAGAGAACCTAAAGAAATTACGCTTAAAAACCTTTCGAAAATTATACATGCACGTGTTGTAGAAATTGTAGAACAAGTTTATGTTGAAATTAAAAACTACGGACACGAAGAACAAAAGAAAAAACTAATAGCAGGAATTGTTTTAACAGGTGGTGGTAGCCAATTAAAACATTTAAAACAATTAGTAGAATATATAACAGGAATGGATACCAGAATTGGTTATCCAAACGAGCATTTAGCTGGAGATAGTGATGAAGATGTAACAAGCCCATTATATGCAACAGCAGTAGGTTTGGTTTTAGATGGCTTAAAGCGGCAAGAAAGAAAAAAGATAGAACAGCAGGAAGAAGAGCAAGTTAAAAATGAAGATGAAGTATCTGTACAAGATGAAATTAAAGAAAAACCAATTAAGGAAAGACGCTCATTCCTTGATAAGTTAACAGAGCGCGTTAAAGATTTTTTAGATAACGCAGAATAG
- the ftsZ gene encoding cell division protein FtsZ has product MSSKKEFESIAFDLPKNQSNVIKVIGVGGGGSNAINHMFQQGIKGVDFYVCNTDAQALQNSGVPNKIQLGLNLTEGLGAGANPDIGEQSAVESFDDISQMLDTNTKMVFITAGMGGGTGTGAAPIIAKMAKDLDILTVGIVTMPFQFEGKMRIEQSQKGIEKLRNVVDSLIVINNNKLREVYGNLGFKAGFSKADEVLSTAARGIAEVITHHYTQNIDLRDAKTVLSNSGTAIMGSALASGQNRAQDAIRKALDSPLLNDNKITGAKNVLLLIVSGSHEITIDEIGEINDHIQSEAGHGANIIMGVGEDETLEESIAVTIIATGFNIEQQDEISNTETKKVIHSLSEDHDLVAQKGEPVIIAPVIELEKKEEPPVVRHTLDLEVEEEIPVKKVIEPKKVSNEVFKDINLIPTSEIIKNIDVVYEEVTASVKQDEDFIIKPVTRMSDDVEDIKDVEIISDCIEEEQQITLTFDLPLSSKKEEINEEEDKISYKLTDDDVKKIPVNDYVELITVNETNEEGDVRYVLDDYAEVESSLNKKQASAKDLLEEVEEDIVFEKKTIQKEAVDDAVNEEVDPMNSPISDLLKERAEERRRKMKDFNYKFNNAKIDDIEKVPAYKRQGVNLEDAKHSSETDLSRTSIGLDDNDDIKLRSNNSFLHDNVD; this is encoded by the coding sequence ATGAGCAGCAAAAAAGAATTCGAAAGCATCGCATTTGATTTACCCAAAAATCAATCAAATGTTATTAAAGTTATTGGTGTTGGAGGTGGTGGTAGTAATGCCATTAACCACATGTTCCAACAAGGCATTAAAGGCGTTGATTTTTACGTTTGTAATACAGATGCACAAGCACTTCAAAACAGTGGCGTTCCAAACAAAATTCAATTAGGTCTTAATTTGACTGAAGGATTAGGAGCTGGTGCAAATCCTGATATTGGAGAGCAATCTGCCGTTGAGAGTTTTGATGACATTTCACAAATGTTAGATACAAATACTAAAATGGTTTTCATTACTGCAGGAATGGGTGGCGGTACTGGTACAGGTGCGGCGCCAATTATTGCTAAAATGGCTAAAGATTTAGATATTTTAACGGTTGGAATTGTAACAATGCCATTTCAGTTCGAAGGAAAAATGCGTATTGAGCAATCTCAGAAAGGGATTGAAAAATTAAGAAATGTTGTAGATTCTTTAATCGTAATAAATAATAATAAACTCCGTGAGGTTTACGGAAATCTAGGCTTTAAAGCGGGATTCTCTAAAGCAGACGAAGTATTATCTACTGCTGCTCGTGGTATAGCCGAAGTTATTACACATCATTACACGCAAAATATTGATTTACGTGATGCTAAAACGGTTTTAAGTAATAGTGGTACTGCTATAATGGGGTCTGCATTGGCATCAGGACAAAATCGTGCGCAAGATGCTATTCGTAAAGCTTTAGATTCACCATTATTAAATGATAATAAGATTACCGGAGCTAAAAATGTATTGCTGCTAATTGTTTCTGGTTCTCATGAAATTACTATTGATGAAATTGGTGAAATAAATGATCATATTCAAAGTGAAGCAGGTCATGGCGCTAATATTATTATGGGTGTTGGTGAAGATGAAACCTTAGAAGAATCGATAGCGGTAACCATTATTGCAACAGGATTTAATATTGAACAACAAGATGAAATTTCTAATACAGAAACTAAAAAAGTAATCCATTCATTAAGTGAAGACCATGATTTAGTTGCTCAAAAGGGCGAACCTGTTATTATTGCTCCAGTTATAGAATTAGAAAAGAAAGAAGAGCCACCTGTTGTAAGACATACTTTAGATTTAGAAGTTGAGGAAGAAATTCCAGTTAAGAAAGTAATAGAGCCTAAAAAAGTTTCAAATGAGGTTTTTAAAGATATAAACTTAATTCCTACATCAGAAATCATTAAAAATATAGATGTGGTTTATGAAGAAGTTACAGCTAGCGTAAAACAGGATGAAGATTTTATTATTAAGCCAGTAACTAGAATGTCTGATGATGTTGAAGATATAAAAGATGTTGAAATTATTTCAGATTGTATAGAAGAAGAACAACAAATTACCTTAACATTCGATTTACCACTTTCTTCTAAAAAAGAAGAAATTAATGAGGAAGAAGATAAAATATCATATAAGTTAACAGATGATGATGTTAAAAAAATTCCAGTAAATGATTATGTTGAATTAATTACAGTTAATGAGACTAATGAAGAAGGTGATGTGCGTTATGTTCTTGATGATTATGCGGAAGTAGAATCGTCTTTAAATAAAAAACAAGCATCAGCTAAGGATCTTTTAGAAGAGGTTGAGGAGGATATTGTTTTTGAAAAGAAAACCATTCAAAAAGAAGCCGTTGATGATGCAGTAAATGAGGAGGTTGACCCTATGAATAGTCCAATTTCTGATTTACTTAAAGAACGAGCAGAAGAACGCAGACGTAAGATGAAAGATTTTAATTATAAATTCAATAATGCAAAAATTGATGATATAGAGAAAGTCCCAGCGTATAAAAGACAAGGAGTAAACCTAGAAGATGCTAAACATTCATCAGAAACAGATTTATCTAGAACAAGCATTGGGCTTGATGATAACGATGATATAAAATTAAGAAGCAATAATTCGTTTTTACATGATAATGTAGATTAA
- a CDS encoding GatB/YqeY domain-containing protein, producing MSLQQDIMSALKEAMKSKNQTALTALRAVKSAILLAQTESGAKEELTEDQELKILQKQVKQRKDSAAIYLEQGREDLAAPELAEADVISQFLPEALSEEEIEKVVVATIEKVGAEGMRDMGKVMGIVSQELAGQADGKTISNIVRQKLA from the coding sequence ATGAGTTTACAACAAGATATAATGTCGGCGCTTAAAGAAGCGATGAAATCTAAAAACCAAACAGCATTAACAGCTTTACGTGCTGTCAAGTCAGCAATTTTACTAGCACAAACAGAAAGTGGAGCTAAAGAAGAATTGACAGAGGATCAAGAACTTAAAATACTTCAAAAACAAGTTAAGCAACGTAAAGATAGTGCCGCTATATATTTAGAGCAAGGGCGCGAAGATTTAGCAGCCCCAGAATTAGCAGAAGCAGATGTTATAAGTCAGTTTTTGCCAGAAGCTTTAAGTGAAGAAGAGATTGAAAAAGTAGTCGTGGCAACAATTGAAAAGGTTGGAGCAGAAGGCATGAGAGATATGGGGAAAGTTATGGGAATTGTTAGTCAGGAATTAGCAGGACAAGCCGATGGAAAAACCATTTCTAATATTGTTAGGCAAAAGTTAGCTTAA
- a CDS encoding RNA polymerase sigma-70 factor — MNINSETHQLTIKGYKKLFDSLYPLLCLFANKYIYDMEISKDLVQDVFIKIWEDKIVFKNENNIKSYLYTSVKNKSLDYLKSKHYKSTDNFSVNQIEQLENESYFLREVVVIEASSIIEKAINTLPNKCAKIIRLSIKDFKNSEIAEELNISINTVKAQKKIAYKRLKPLLKDYFVLIALVFFD; from the coding sequence TTGAATATTAATAGCGAAACACATCAACTTACAATAAAAGGATACAAAAAACTGTTTGATTCTTTGTATCCTTTATTGTGTTTATTTGCTAATAAATATATATATGATATGGAAATATCAAAAGATTTAGTTCAAGATGTTTTTATAAAAATATGGGAAGACAAGATTGTTTTTAAAAATGAAAACAATATAAAATCTTATCTCTACACATCGGTTAAAAATAAATCTTTAGATTATTTAAAAAGCAAGCATTATAAGTCAACAGATAATTTTTCAGTCAATCAAATAGAGCAATTGGAAAACGAATCTTATTTTTTAAGAGAAGTTGTTGTTATAGAAGCCTCAAGTATTATAGAGAAAGCAATAAATACGTTGCCAAATAAATGTGCAAAAATAATTAGGTTAAGTATTAAAGATTTTAAAAACTCCGAAATAGCCGAAGAATTAAATATCTCAATAAATACTGTTAAAGCACAAAAAAAAATTGCCTACAAAAGACTAAAACCACTTTTAAAGGATTACTTTGTTTTAATTGCCTTAGTCTTTTTCGATTAA
- a CDS encoding FecR family protein: MSILSKILTLSKQIAASLLKDHKPIDLYKSEIFNEENKDYIIKNLTDENIIRERLEQSNQIDKKADWKTVKSKIDAPVRKLFWRYAAVASVIGIITATYFFKDGLLNNSNNDSSVIVNTIKIGTDKAILTLDDGSQIALEKGTSFQTKNANSNGEQIVYGETNSEEKSKIVYNYLTIPRGGQFFIMLADGTQIWLNSESQLKYPVSFVEGETREVELVYGEAYFDVSPSSEHNGADFKVINNKQEVKVLGTEFNVKAYSDETNIYTTLVEGKVAISFEDKKQDLLPNQQSNINILNNALTVKTVEVYNEISWKDGVFSFEEKTLKEIMKVLTRWYDVDIVFKNSAIENEEFIGVLGKDQNIEEILINIKNFGIIKDYEIDDTKIVLE, encoded by the coding sequence ATGTCTATTTTAAGTAAAATCTTAACACTGTCTAAACAAATAGCAGCTTCGTTATTAAAAGATCATAAGCCTATAGATTTATATAAATCTGAAATCTTCAATGAAGAGAATAAAGATTACATTATAAAGAATCTTACTGATGAAAATATAATAAGAGAGCGCCTTGAGCAGTCAAATCAAATTGATAAAAAAGCAGATTGGAAAACTGTTAAAAGTAAAATTGATGCACCAGTTAGAAAATTGTTTTGGCGTTATGCTGCGGTGGCTAGTGTTATAGGAATAATAACTGCCACTTATTTTTTTAAAGATGGTTTATTAAATAACTCTAATAACGATAGCTCTGTAATTGTAAATACAATTAAAATAGGAACCGATAAAGCAATACTTACTTTAGATGATGGTTCGCAAATAGCTTTAGAAAAAGGAACATCATTTCAAACAAAAAATGCGAATAGTAATGGCGAGCAAATTGTATATGGTGAAACTAATTCTGAAGAAAAATCAAAAATTGTATACAACTATTTAACTATTCCTAGAGGAGGTCAGTTTTTTATAATGTTGGCAGATGGAACGCAGATATGGTTAAACTCGGAATCTCAATTAAAATATCCTGTAAGTTTTGTTGAAGGTGAAACTAGAGAAGTGGAGTTAGTTTATGGAGAAGCGTATTTTGATGTATCTCCAAGTAGTGAACATAATGGAGCCGACTTCAAAGTCATTAATAATAAACAAGAAGTAAAAGTTTTAGGTACAGAGTTTAATGTTAAAGCTTATAGTGATGAAACTAACATTTACACCACTTTAGTTGAAGGTAAAGTCGCTATTAGTTTTGAAGATAAAAAGCAAGACTTGTTGCCAAATCAACAATCAAACATAAACATTTTGAACAATGCTTTAACGGTTAAAACAGTAGAAGTGTATAACGAAATTTCATGGAAAGATGGCGTTTTTAGCTTTGAAGAAAAAACTCTTAAGGAAATCATGAAAGTTTTAACACGTTGGTATGATGTTGATATCGTATTCAAAAATTCAGCTATTGAAAACGAAGAGTTTATTGGCGTTTTAGGAAAGGATCAAAATATAGAAGAAATACTAATTAATATTAAAAATTTCGGAATTATAAAAGATTATGAAATTGATGATACTAAAATAGTATTAGAATAA